In Ruminiclostridium papyrosolvens DSM 2782, the following proteins share a genomic window:
- a CDS encoding YggT family protein, giving the protein MDSVYRAINGVLFAFEMILVARAVLSWFPVSRNNRFVDLLYAITEPVLSPIRNMLSKSSIFNNSMLSMMDFSPIVAFLLIEVIRNVLFSIFKIFLY; this is encoded by the coding sequence ATGGATTCAGTTTATAGAGCTATAAATGGCGTGTTGTTTGCCTTTGAGATGATTTTGGTAGCCAGAGCAGTTCTGTCGTGGTTTCCGGTTTCAAGGAATAACAGATTTGTAGATTTGCTTTATGCTATTACCGAACCGGTACTTTCACCGATACGTAATATGCTTAGCAAATCAAGTATATTTAATAATTCCATGCTGTCTATGATGGATTTTTCTCCAATTGTTGCATTTCTGCTTATAGAAGTAATCAGAAATGTGTTATTCAGTATTTTTAAAATATTTTTATATTAG
- a CDS encoding RNA-binding protein, protein MDKNELLKMVSKLEDRVLVSRLLDKVEQCRYSSFVYSDFLSPYEASVVKKVLDRVKDAFYKLTGGYEGAERAITVISSDFIEEDIPYSTPISLLRITPVIDNKLSHRDYLGSLIGLGIKREKIGDILVNETFADVFVIDKIAEYILYNLDKIGNVKVQCELCDIYQFTPPQKKERSINTTVASLRADSVASSGFGLSRTKVMEYFKAQRVNVNWEVVQSPSKMLDEGDVISIRGMGRIVLEKVLGNTRKDRISIVIKRFE, encoded by the coding sequence ATGGATAAAAACGAATTATTAAAGATGGTTTCAAAACTAGAGGATAGGGTGCTTGTTTCACGTTTATTGGACAAGGTTGAACAGTGCCGTTATTCCTCTTTTGTATATTCAGATTTTCTTTCTCCTTATGAAGCTTCTGTTGTCAAAAAGGTTTTGGACAGGGTTAAGGATGCTTTTTACAAGTTAACAGGCGGTTATGAAGGAGCAGAGCGGGCTATAACTGTAATAAGCAGTGATTTTATAGAAGAAGATATTCCTTACAGTACTCCCATAAGCTTATTGAGAATAACACCTGTTATTGATAATAAGCTGTCTCATAGGGACTATCTTGGCTCATTAATCGGTTTGGGAATCAAGAGAGAAAAAATCGGAGATATACTTGTTAATGAAACATTTGCTGATGTTTTTGTTATTGATAAAATAGCGGAATATATATTATACAATTTGGACAAAATTGGTAATGTAAAAGTGCAATGTGAATTGTGCGATATATATCAATTTACTCCGCCCCAAAAGAAGGAGCGGAGCATAAATACCACGGTAGCTTCTCTTCGTGCCGATTCAGTTGCATCCAGCGGATTTGGTTTGTCCAGAACCAAGGTAATGGAGTATTTTAAAGCGCAAAGAGTAAATGTAAACTGGGAAGTGGTTCAAAGTCCTTCCAAAATGTTGGATGAGGGAGACGTAATATCAATACGGGGAATGGGAAGAATTGTTCTGGAAAAGGTTTTGGGAAACACCAGAAAGGATAGAATCAGCATTGTTATAAAACGTTTCGAATAA
- a CDS encoding DivIVA domain-containing protein produces MNYTPNDLDNIKFKKNFMGYNEDQVNEVLDSVIQDYELYIKENIELKDRISVLNEGIQHYKNIEESLQNTLIVAQQTGEEIKKNSYEKAENITKEAELKAQRIINDANQEVIKIRFEYEEMKKRLHLFKTKSETLLLSQLELLKQLFNTDNDIE; encoded by the coding sequence ATGAATTATACGCCGAATGATCTTGATAATATAAAATTTAAGAAAAATTTTATGGGATATAATGAAGATCAGGTTAACGAGGTTTTAGATAGTGTAATACAGGATTATGAGCTTTACATAAAAGAAAATATAGAGCTTAAAGATAGAATTTCAGTGTTAAATGAAGGTATTCAGCATTACAAAAACATTGAGGAATCTCTGCAAAATACACTGATAGTAGCACAGCAAACCGGTGAAGAAATTAAGAAAAATTCTTATGAAAAGGCAGAAAACATTACTAAAGAGGCTGAATTAAAGGCTCAGAGGATAATTAATGATGCCAATCAGGAGGTTATCAAGATTCGTTTCGAATATGAAGAAATGAAGAAAAGACTTCACCTTTTCAAAACCAAGTCGGAAACACTTTTATTGTCTCAGTTGGAGTTGCTGAAACAATTGTTTAACACAGATAATGATATAGAATAA
- a CDS encoding FtsK/SpoIIIE family DNA translocase: MGCYFLQVKKVKKKKKYKRVESGFSKYKNEIMGLILFAFGVLAFFSFIFTKSMGVFGRAITNVMLGFLGVAAYVVPIVLITYGVAMIFKMDSHNFRRRLIYFGVLLVLLAAFIQVSIFNYEEYSGRNLFYSISKFYEDGKALSGGGVLGGLLSLPFLMTFQVLGTVIILTTISIIDVILLTNVSMAAFLKNVSLYFSNKMKSVNENRKLRKQERLEAQEESENETEADEIDEEKPNKKHKIINFKIERENRGKSAEKLEQAPENNESEVEAAGEDSEEFTVSLTGFNEVADELVISDIKDAGLCPDTSSPDDLGNRNTTDENTESQVGSPTEKDTQKGSADENNQEELVIPQTEIKKPMIYNYPSTDLLDSNKDDINVKALKNVALEGAKKLEDTLKSFGVDARVINISRGPAVTRYEIQPSPGVKVSKIVNLSDDIALNLAAAGVRIEAPIPGKAAVGIEVPNKEMSAVLLKEIIESREFSNHSSKLAFSVGKDISGETIVADIGKMPHMLVAGATGSGKSVCINSLIMSILFKASPEEVKLLMVDPKVVELGIYNGIPHLLIPVVTDPKKAAGALNWAVQEMVNRYKLFADKGVRDLKGYNAMLTANNEQGILPHVVIIVDELADLMMVAPNDVEDAICRLAQMARAAGMHLVIATQRPSVDVITGVIKANIPSRISFAVSSQVDSRTILDMSGAEKLLGKGDMLFYPVGEPKPLRVKGSFVSDTEVERVVEFIKTQGYTSYDEDIIEKINDQATGKDDNPGDNDELLNQAIEMVVDAGQASVSLVQRKFKVGYSRAARIIDQMEARNIVGRFEGSKPRQVLISKQQWMEMQMNQNDKQKANQ, from the coding sequence GTGGGGTGTTATTTTTTGCAGGTCAAAAAAGTAAAAAAGAAGAAAAAATATAAACGAGTTGAAAGTGGTTTTTCAAAATATAAAAACGAAATTATGGGCCTTATTTTATTTGCCTTTGGAGTACTGGCTTTTTTTAGTTTTATATTTACAAAATCCATGGGGGTTTTCGGAAGAGCCATAACAAATGTTATGCTGGGTTTTCTGGGAGTAGCAGCATATGTGGTTCCTATTGTACTCATAACATATGGTGTGGCTATGATTTTTAAAATGGATAGTCATAATTTCAGACGCAGACTAATATATTTTGGAGTGCTTTTGGTATTGCTAGCTGCTTTTATTCAGGTATCCATATTCAATTACGAAGAGTATTCAGGCAGAAATTTATTTTACAGTATCTCAAAATTTTATGAAGACGGGAAAGCTTTGTCCGGCGGAGGTGTACTGGGAGGGCTTTTGAGTCTGCCGTTTTTAATGACATTTCAGGTTTTAGGAACTGTCATAATTCTTACAACAATATCAATTATTGATGTAATATTGCTGACTAATGTATCAATGGCGGCTTTCCTGAAAAACGTTTCACTATACTTTTCCAATAAAATGAAGTCCGTCAATGAAAACAGAAAGCTAAGAAAGCAGGAGAGACTGGAAGCTCAGGAAGAGTCTGAAAATGAAACGGAAGCTGATGAAATTGATGAGGAAAAGCCTAATAAGAAGCATAAAATAATTAACTTTAAAATAGAACGTGAGAACCGTGGCAAATCAGCTGAAAAACTTGAGCAAGCACCTGAAAACAATGAGTCAGAGGTTGAAGCCGCAGGGGAGGATTCGGAGGAATTCACTGTCAGCCTTACAGGGTTTAATGAGGTTGCAGATGAGTTGGTAATATCTGATATAAAGGATGCGGGATTATGTCCTGACACCAGTTCACCTGATGACTTGGGCAACCGGAATACCACAGATGAGAATACAGAAAGTCAAGTAGGCTCGCCTACGGAAAAAGATACACAGAAGGGTTCAGCCGATGAAAATAATCAGGAGGAACTGGTTATACCTCAGACAGAGATAAAGAAGCCTATGATTTATAATTATCCTTCAACGGATTTACTGGATTCCAATAAAGACGATATCAATGTTAAGGCACTAAAAAATGTTGCACTTGAAGGTGCCAAGAAATTAGAGGATACATTAAAGAGCTTTGGGGTAGATGCCCGTGTTATTAATATCAGCCGAGGGCCTGCTGTAACCAGATATGAAATACAGCCGAGTCCCGGAGTAAAAGTAAGCAAAATAGTAAATTTGTCCGATGATATAGCACTTAACCTTGCAGCTGCAGGTGTGAGAATTGAAGCTCCAATTCCCGGGAAAGCCGCCGTGGGCATAGAAGTACCAAACAAGGAAATGTCCGCCGTGCTTTTAAAGGAAATTATTGAATCAAGAGAGTTTTCAAATCATTCCTCAAAACTTGCTTTTTCAGTGGGAAAAGACATTTCAGGAGAAACGATTGTTGCGGATATCGGTAAAATGCCTCATATGCTGGTCGCCGGTGCTACGGGCTCGGGAAAGAGTGTATGTATAAACAGCTTAATTATGAGTATTTTATTCAAGGCATCCCCGGAGGAAGTTAAGCTTCTGATGGTTGACCCGAAAGTAGTTGAGCTTGGAATTTATAATGGTATTCCTCATTTGCTTATACCTGTAGTTACAGACCCGAAGAAGGCTGCCGGAGCGCTTAACTGGGCTGTACAGGAAATGGTAAACAGGTACAAGCTGTTTGCCGACAAGGGAGTAAGAGATTTAAAGGGATATAATGCAATGTTAACTGCAAACAATGAGCAGGGCATATTGCCTCATGTTGTAATTATAGTAGACGAACTTGCGGACCTTATGATGGTTGCTCCAAATGATGTTGAGGATGCAATATGCCGTCTCGCACAGATGGCAAGAGCAGCCGGAATGCACTTGGTAATTGCAACACAAAGGCCTTCTGTAGACGTAATTACCGGTGTTATAAAGGCAAATATTCCTTCCAGAATTTCTTTTGCCGTTTCGTCACAGGTGGACTCAAGAACTATACTTGATATGAGCGGAGCAGAAAAACTTCTTGGAAAGGGAGATATGTTGTTTTATCCGGTTGGAGAACCAAAGCCTCTGAGAGTAAAGGGATCATTTGTATCTGATACGGAGGTTGAGAGAGTAGTAGAATTTATTAAGACACAGGGTTATACTTCATATGACGAAGATATAATTGAAAAAATAAATGATCAGGCTACGGGAAAAGATGATAACCCGGGAGATAACGATGAACTTCTGAATCAGGCTATAGAAATGGTAGTTGACGCAGGACAAGCATCAGTTTCATTGGTTCAGAGGAAGTTTAAAGTTGGTTATTCAAGAGCCGCAAGAATAATAGACCAAATGGAAGCGCGAAATATAGTTGGCAGGTTTGAGGGCAGCAAACCCAGACAGGTGTTAATCTCCAAACAGCAGTGGATGGAAATGCAAATGAACCAGAATGACAAGCAAAAGGCAAACCAGTAA
- a CDS encoding tetratricopeptide repeat protein yields MFILTSFNACLMVLLLCYVFYRLIKAKKAVMLVSFTIQLCALTIVVLSLANDVKISNSIELFYIVFGIIIPACFIIWDYRLILNSRRVAEGHADYITVKNEIIPQDENSLPEASCMGTSEISQRVMDVLENEDFVDDTITEINLLKDDLFFGIKKKLIKAENRYSQGNFDFAYDIYKGMLDITQTTGNLYFNYGNVCFKKGMYKEAISCYRKVLELDRLFEKKHLIYVNLGITYFNMEKTELALDNFFKALEINPECSTAKEGIGRIYTTTGREADAIMYYEDLLKNDNSNYELSLSLGKLLVELGYIDEAKVRFETCIKHKPGQAEAYILLGKLFMTVGQYSEATKVFKTYITTNNADYIGHYNLAECYFQNKEYKNAITEYMQTINYNPNSHESLYKLGLIYDETEEPEKAIDCFRAVIQIKRDFIDAYNNLGIVLAKSQRHVEALASYTEGIKQSPDNFRLYFNMGVVLFELKRYEDSSDAFARAVELNPADRDVYYYLGASLTELKQYDEAIKAYGRALDDRMQEGELYYNIAAVYALMKKQDIALDNLKKAVSKDSDIKREITRNSVFDYMRTNSDFIELVS; encoded by the coding sequence ATGTTTATATTAACTTCATTTAATGCTTGTTTAATGGTTTTGCTTCTTTGTTATGTATTTTACAGACTTATAAAGGCTAAAAAGGCTGTAATGCTTGTTTCATTTACTATTCAGCTTTGTGCCTTAACGATAGTAGTTCTATCTCTTGCAAATGATGTGAAAATCAGTAATAGTATAGAGCTTTTTTATATTGTATTTGGAATAATAATTCCGGCATGTTTTATTATATGGGATTACAGGTTGATATTAAATAGTCGCAGAGTAGCAGAAGGACATGCGGACTATATAACAGTTAAAAATGAAATAATACCGCAGGATGAAAACAGTTTGCCGGAAGCCTCCTGCATGGGCACTTCTGAGATAAGTCAAAGAGTGATGGATGTATTGGAAAATGAAGATTTTGTTGATGACACTATCACTGAAATAAATTTACTAAAAGATGATTTGTTTTTCGGAATTAAGAAGAAGCTAATTAAAGCCGAGAACAGATATAGTCAGGGAAATTTTGATTTTGCATACGACATATATAAAGGTATGCTGGACATTACACAAACTACAGGGAATCTGTATTTTAACTATGGAAATGTATGTTTTAAAAAAGGAATGTACAAAGAGGCAATTTCTTGCTATAGAAAAGTACTTGAGTTGGATAGGCTATTCGAAAAAAAACATTTAATTTATGTAAACCTTGGTATAACATACTTCAATATGGAAAAAACAGAACTTGCATTGGATAATTTCTTCAAGGCTCTGGAAATAAATCCTGAATGTTCCACTGCAAAGGAAGGCATCGGCAGAATTTATACAACGACAGGGAGGGAAGCAGATGCAATCATGTACTATGAAGATTTGCTGAAAAATGATAACAGTAATTATGAACTCTCCTTATCACTGGGTAAACTCTTAGTTGAGCTGGGATATATTGATGAGGCGAAAGTTCGTTTTGAGACCTGTATTAAGCACAAACCCGGACAGGCAGAAGCATATATCCTGCTTGGAAAGTTATTTATGACGGTAGGGCAGTATTCCGAAGCTACTAAGGTTTTTAAAACCTATATAACAACTAATAATGCTGATTATATTGGACATTATAACCTTGCAGAATGTTATTTCCAAAATAAAGAGTACAAAAATGCAATTACTGAATATATGCAGACCATAAATTATAACCCTAATAGTCACGAAAGTTTATACAAACTGGGTTTAATATATGATGAGACGGAGGAACCTGAAAAAGCTATAGATTGCTTCAGAGCTGTAATTCAAATAAAACGGGATTTTATAGACGCATATAACAACCTTGGAATAGTTTTGGCAAAAAGTCAAAGACATGTTGAAGCTCTTGCCTCATACACGGAGGGAATTAAACAAAGCCCTGATAATTTCAGACTTTATTTTAACATGGGCGTTGTACTGTTTGAGTTAAAACGATATGAGGACTCTTCGGATGCCTTTGCAAGAGCTGTTGAGTTGAATCCGGCTGACAGGGATGTTTATTACTACCTGGGTGCTTCATTAACCGAATTAAAGCAGTACGATGAAGCAATCAAAGCATATGGAAGAGCTCTTGATGACAGGATGCAGGAAGGCGAGTTGTATTATAATATAGCTGCAGTTTATGCATTAATGAAAAAGCAGGATATTGCATTGGATAACCTAAAGAAGGCAGTAAGCAAGGATTCAGACATAAAACGGGAAATTACCCGGAACAGCGTATTTGATTACATGAGGACAAATTCTGATTTTATAGAACTGGTTTCTTAA
- a CDS encoding YgiQ family radical SAM protein, with protein MSFLPISFEDMNEKGWDQLDFLYISGDAYVDHPSFGHAIITRVLESEGFKVGIIAQPNWKNSEDFKKLGRPKYGVLISSGVIDSMVNHYTTSKKKRSSDLYSPGGKAGYRPDRAVIVYANKIKEIFKDTPVIIGGLEASLRRFAHYDYWDDKVRRSILVDSKADLLVYGMGEKPITEIAKLLKKDVPVHSIKNLRGSAYLARYEELPAEIREAIDSNGNKKVAVLPAFEAVQESKKVYAEAFKIQYNEQDAINGRTLVQPHGDRYLVQNPPIMPLSTAELDRVYALPYERTYHPVYEKYGGIPAINEVEFSITSHRGCYGGCSFCALNFHQGRVIQKRSQASILNEAKKLTWTQGFKGYIHDVGGPTANFRNVACEKQVKNGVCKEKQCLHPEPCKNLIVDHSEYLELLRKLRTLPDVKKVFIRSGIRYDYLMLDKNDDFFTELCEHHVSGQLKVAPEHVVDRVLDKMGKPKRQLYDRFVKKFYEINEKIHMEQYLVPYLISSHPGSDLNAAVELAEYLKQQGYMPEQVQDFYPTPGTLSTCMFYTGYDARNMKKVYVPKTPKEKAMQRALLQYRKKENYHLVIEALKEAHREDLIGFGPNCLVKPLRGKQYGNTPNKEKTAVEGGKGRTKRGENKTSNTKGGKSTKQTFRENSNKNRKQSSKTAYSNAKSKSGDMKNLTRKKR; from the coding sequence ATGAGTTTTTTACCCATAAGTTTTGAAGATATGAATGAAAAAGGCTGGGATCAGCTTGACTTTCTATATATAAGCGGAGATGCCTACGTGGATCATCCCAGTTTCGGACATGCAATAATAACCAGAGTCTTGGAAAGTGAGGGCTTCAAGGTTGGAATAATAGCCCAGCCCAACTGGAAAAACAGCGAGGATTTCAAGAAATTAGGAAGACCAAAGTACGGCGTACTTATATCCTCAGGTGTTATAGATTCAATGGTAAACCACTATACCACCAGTAAAAAGAAAAGATCCTCTGATTTGTATTCTCCGGGAGGAAAAGCCGGATACAGACCTGACAGAGCTGTTATAGTCTATGCAAATAAGATAAAAGAGATATTTAAGGATACTCCCGTTATAATAGGAGGACTTGAAGCAAGTCTCAGGAGATTTGCACATTATGACTATTGGGATGATAAAGTAAGGAGATCAATTCTTGTAGATTCCAAAGCCGATCTTCTGGTATATGGAATGGGTGAAAAGCCTATAACTGAGATAGCCAAATTGCTGAAAAAAGACGTTCCTGTCCATAGTATAAAGAATTTACGAGGCAGTGCTTACCTTGCAAGATACGAAGAACTTCCCGCCGAAATAAGAGAGGCAATTGATTCAAATGGGAATAAGAAAGTAGCTGTATTGCCAGCATTTGAAGCAGTACAGGAAAGTAAAAAAGTATATGCAGAAGCTTTCAAAATTCAGTATAACGAGCAGGATGCAATAAACGGAAGAACCTTGGTACAACCCCACGGTGACAGATATCTGGTTCAGAATCCTCCTATAATGCCTTTATCAACTGCCGAATTAGACAGGGTTTATGCCCTTCCATACGAAAGGACATACCATCCGGTTTACGAAAAGTACGGAGGGATTCCTGCAATTAACGAGGTGGAGTTCAGCATAACAAGTCACAGAGGCTGCTATGGAGGCTGTTCTTTTTGTGCACTGAATTTTCATCAGGGTAGGGTAATTCAAAAAAGAAGTCAGGCATCAATATTAAATGAGGCAAAGAAACTAACCTGGACACAGGGCTTTAAAGGATATATACACGACGTGGGAGGTCCTACAGCCAACTTCAGGAATGTTGCCTGCGAAAAACAGGTTAAAAACGGCGTCTGCAAAGAGAAACAATGCCTGCATCCTGAACCTTGTAAAAACCTCATAGTAGATCATTCTGAGTATCTGGAACTATTACGTAAACTCAGGACACTTCCTGACGTTAAGAAAGTATTTATCCGCTCAGGAATACGTTATGACTATCTGATGCTTGACAAAAATGACGACTTTTTTACTGAATTATGCGAGCATCACGTCAGCGGACAGCTTAAAGTTGCTCCGGAACATGTAGTGGACAGAGTTCTTGATAAAATGGGAAAGCCAAAAAGACAGCTATACGACCGATTTGTAAAGAAATTTTATGAAATAAACGAAAAAATTCATATGGAACAATATCTTGTTCCATATTTAATTTCCAGCCATCCGGGCAGTGATTTGAATGCTGCCGTAGAATTGGCTGAATATTTGAAACAGCAGGGATATATGCCTGAACAGGTTCAGGATTTTTATCCGACACCGGGAACACTTTCAACCTGTATGTTCTATACAGGCTATGATGCAAGAAATATGAAGAAGGTATATGTGCCGAAAACACCCAAAGAAAAAGCCATGCAAAGGGCACTGTTACAATATCGTAAAAAAGAAAATTATCATCTTGTAATAGAGGCGTTAAAGGAAGCACATAGGGAAGACCTCATCGGATTTGGCCCAAATTGTCTTGTAAAACCATTAAGAGGGAAACAATATGGGAATACACCCAATAAGGAAAAAACAGCGGTGGAAGGCGGCAAGGGAAGAACTAAAAGAGGGGAAAATAAGACAAGTAATACAAAAGGCGGGAAATCCACAAAGCAAACATTTAGGGAAAATAGTAACAAAAATAGAAAACAAAGTAGCAAGACAGCCTATTCAAATGCTAAATCAAAATCGGGTGACATGAAAAATTTGACAAGAAAAAAACGATAA
- the folD gene encoding bifunctional methylenetetrahydrofolate dehydrogenase/methenyltetrahydrofolate cyclohydrolase FolD has translation MSAKVLNGTELAAKVKSELKAKIDELKSKGINPGLAVIIVGDDPASRVYVNHKKNDCAEIGIKSFEYALPASTKEEELLGLIETLNNDAAVNGILVQLPIPKHINEDKVIAAISPDKDADCFHPMNVGKLMIGKPEFLPCTPAGVVELLEENDIEISGKNCVVVGRSNIVGKPQAILLLAKNATVTICHSKTANIQEVCRSADILVVAIGKSEFIKPEYVKPGAIVIDVGVSRGADGKLVGDVQFAEVSEIASAITKVTGGVGPMTRAMLMKNTYKAALLQNSL, from the coding sequence ATGTCTGCCAAAGTTTTGAATGGAACTGAGCTTGCGGCAAAAGTTAAGTCTGAGCTAAAAGCAAAAATAGACGAATTGAAGTCAAAGGGTATAAATCCCGGACTTGCAGTTATTATTGTAGGCGATGACCCTGCGTCAAGGGTATATGTAAACCACAAAAAGAACGATTGTGCTGAAATCGGTATTAAATCATTTGAATACGCACTTCCTGCAAGTACTAAAGAAGAAGAATTACTTGGCTTAATAGAAACCTTGAATAATGATGCTGCTGTAAATGGTATACTTGTCCAGTTGCCGATACCAAAGCACATAAATGAAGATAAGGTTATTGCAGCCATAAGCCCCGACAAGGATGCTGATTGTTTCCATCCTATGAATGTTGGAAAGCTCATGATTGGAAAGCCTGAATTTCTTCCATGCACTCCCGCCGGAGTTGTGGAATTGCTGGAAGAAAATGATATAGAAATATCGGGAAAAAACTGTGTTGTAGTTGGCAGAAGCAATATAGTAGGAAAGCCACAGGCGATTTTGCTTCTTGCAAAAAATGCAACCGTAACCATATGCCACTCAAAAACTGCCAATATTCAGGAAGTATGCAGAAGCGCAGATATTTTGGTAGTTGCTATTGGGAAATCAGAGTTTATCAAACCGGAATATGTAAAACCCGGCGCTATTGTTATTGATGTAGGCGTATCAAGAGGAGCAGACGGGAAATTAGTAGGGGATGTACAGTTTGCAGAGGTTTCGGAAATAGCATCTGCCATAACGAAGGTAACAGGTGGAGTTGGGCCTATGACCAGAGCTATGTTGATGAAAAATACCTACAAGGCGGCATTGTTGCAAAACAGTCTGTAA